AACACGAAAACAGCTTTACGGATCTACAAAGAGATGATGGAAGCAGGTCTGACTCCGAATGTTTTCACTCTCAGTTGTTTGATTGACGGATTATGCAAAGACGGTTTAGTTAATGATGCGATCAAGATTTTCTTGGATAATGGTTATTGCTCCCCGAATAATGTTCTTTACACATCACTAATTCATGGACTTTGCAACGACGGCCAAATTTTCAAAGCGAGCAAGTTTTTTGCGGATATGAGAAGTATCGGCTTGAAGGCGGATGTGGAGCTTTATGCTGTCATTACACAATGGCATTTTAAAACAAAGCATATTTGTGATGTGATGATGTTACATGCAGACATGTTGAAGATGGGTTTGATCCCGAATGATGTCGTTTATGGTGTTTTTGCTAGAGGGTATCGAGAAATCGGAGATTACAAATCAGCATTCAGGTGTTCTGATGATCTTTTACGCGCTGGTGTAAAggtttaatgatttttttttttcaggaAAAAGATGGAAATTGAACCAAAATTGGTTGCATTTTAAGAGTTAGTTACCCTTTGGAGAGCAGAACAGCATTGTTGTATTATTCTAtaatcttttatttttttggagagttttgagcataaaaaatggtgtttcttttcttgcatttttaagGTTTAACAAAGTGATAATCTTGCAATAAACTAAATTTACTTACTCACATATAAACTAGAAATAAATAGCccaaaaggtttaaaaaaatCAATATATTGAGAATTTGAGATTTAACTACAACTTTCAGACTTCTCAGTACAACAATCATATTTTCAACCAGCATAAAAGAAAACGAAATGAACTTTACACTGGTCTACGCAACGCATGTTACACAGGTACTATAACGTTTCTTCTACATCGAACCCTCTATCCATTGCCTTTGTACGTGTATGCCGCAATGCAGTTTTTGCTATAGAATCCTTCCTTTTGTCTGCATAATGTGAGATTTTATCTGAACTTTGAGATCTTGTAAATTGTGTAACATATTCAAATACTGAATCAAACAACAAAGATTAAAGATATCAAATACCGATAACAAGAAAGTGTCTTACATTGAGATTACCAATGTCGGAATCACATCCTGCTTGAATAAATCCCGCTGAGGTCGAAAAGCATATTATGAATTATCTGCTGCCGGTCTAGTGCTGGTTTTAATACCTTTTATTGCTGTTAACAAAAGGACATCCAATTGCATAGAGAAATGGGTCAAACAAGTTTAAAGATTGGATTTAAGTTTACTATTGCGGGCATGGTTGTAAAAACCCCGACTAGTCTGCGATTAATAACTAATCGGAGGTTCACCGATTAATGGCCGATTATTCGCTAGGCAGTCAATGGCGGTCCTATTCTGGGCAAATTTTGGCCAGACGTCGGCTAAATTTCGACCAAACCATATAAATTTCTTCCAATTACTTAAAAAAATGGGTCAATGGggggttaaaacatgtctactttaaaacactacatataaaaatgtgtgtgtacATATACAactaaaattacatataaaaaactcAATCCGATTAATTTCGAGTAATCCttattaatcccgattaatcgctagtcggtaccccaccgcttgactagcgcctagcgattcttacaacactaATTTGCGGGTAAAATAGAGCTGGCAAAATAGGCGGGCCGAGCAAGGGTGAGAACGGGTCATTTTGGTATGGGCTGGTTTTATTTGCAAACACATTTTTGTCCACCTATAATCAAATATAATTAATGTTTCAAGTATGATGTAACAATTTTATTACAATAATAATCCTTGGAATTTGAATAATTGATTTTGAAGGTTGTATGCATTTAACAAAATTCTTGGTGACTTCCAATACGTGACCCCTTTTACTAGTTTTTTTATTTGCCACATCTGACCCGTTTGTGatgattaaaaaaaagaaaaaaaaaaaacgttcaaATCGACCCATTCAATTGCCACCGCATCTGGTGAAGAGTGGAGTTGTTACCTTGAGCATAATCTTTAGCTCCAAAGACAGCAGAACCCGCAACCAACGCATTAGCCCCAGCTTCAATAACCTTGTATGCATTATTGGGACCAACTCCACCATCTACCTCAATCCATGGGTTCACACCCTGTCGAATAAGATACAATGTCATCGTGAATGTTATGTTAGAATGTGGTACTTGAAGCCACTAGCACAGAGAGGTTAATAGGTCCCACGGAAACACAGTCATAAATGGCCCGTAACGGACCCCAAAGGACAACTTGCTTGACCCAGTGGGACAACTGGTCACATGGTCTATTACAGAATCCCTTTATATATTAGGTTTTTAATATAAAACTGAGAATATATCACACCTTCTCGATACACATTTTTCTCAAGTCCGATATCTTCTTCACTTGGCTTTCAATAAAGCTTTGCCCACCGAATCCAGGATTTACAGACATAATCAAGACCAGATCCACCACtgtttaaaaaataatataaatacacTTTAATATTTCGATAATCTAGTTTGGAAATGACTAAACATAGGAAACCTTTCAGCATCGCCATATATATAATATGTGACATAAAACTCGAGGATAAGAATTTGACGAAATTATAACCTCAAAATGGGTTGATTCGGGTTATATTTTGCATATAACGGATCAAACGGTTAGAAAGTGACACAATGTGTATTAAAAAAATGCTTTAAAATTTACAAAGTTCAAAAAAAGAGGACCCACGCATTTTCACAGGCAAACACACCCCTACCCAACGGTACCAAAATTTAACCATTCTGACCCATTACCCGACCCACCCAATGGAGAAGATAATATAATTTACCATCTAGGACATATTCGATTGTTGTTAATGGTGTTCCAGGGTTCAAGACTACTCCAGCTTTTGCTCCAAGACTTTTAATCTGAAACAAAACGTTATAAAAATCACAGATAAAAGAAACAAATAAGCAAATATCAATAAATCTCACTTGATTGAGAGTACGATGTAGATGAATGGTCGACGATTGCTCGCAATGGACACTGACTATGTCAGCTCCAGCTTTTATAAAGTCAGGCACTCGTTGTTCAGGTTCCACAATCATCTGTCATGTTTTAAATCTCTTGTCAGCATGATAAAATCTTCTatatgtaataaataaaactttggGTGGGACAGGTGTCAAATTCTTAAGCCATTATATTGGTCGGTTTCCCGCTCAATTGATTGGATCCATTTTTACGTTTGACCCAACCCTTTAAACTATATGACttattcgtttttttttttttcgctaCTTTCTCTCTCTGTTGTTTCATCAATTGGAAAACCCTAAACCCAATCTTCCATGGAAAACCACTCTAACACTTGATCCTgttgattgatgaaacaagtttgaAGACGCCTCTAATCGCCGATCGTGCATGAAATTTTGTCTCCATTCGATTTGATGTATTCAAAAACCCTAAATCCGATCCAAAATTGGAGACGGCCCTAATCTCCGATCATGTAGCGCTTTCATTCCAAGTGTTTACGAACATaatgggtatgtttggcatggagcttttaggtGCTTCTAGCTTTAACGTTTTAATAAAAAGCTCATACTCAATataaagtcttgtttggttgaaggagcttgaagcttctaggttaggagcttgaagcttttggttgaacgctcctactagtagcgtttagaaggagctacaagcttttaggaaaaaatgactattttaacctctaaagataatgaactttttaatgtacaaactttttaaatttttagttatgtccattttggtcattttatacattttattaaaagctctagcaactctaccaaacaccaaatatatctaaaaagctacagctactagctaccagcttccagccaccagcttcctgccaccagctacttttgccaaacatacccaatGTAGCCGATACTGGTAAGTATTTGTTGATTTGTTTTACATAAAATAGAAGTTTGTACGAGTATTTGGCTAATTCTAGAGTTTAAAGTTTGATTATTGATGTTCATGTGTGTTTGAAACCTGGGTTTTTTTTCCGGTTTTGAGGATGGATGGGTTTTGGTATCCAcaatttttttggttttattgtataataattttgtgtgtgttttgtttttgttttttttttttttttgttatatggATTGTGGAGAATATCACAGAAttgttatataatatttaaaCTTCATTAAGTTTAGTTGAGAATATCACAAAATTGTTAGGTTCCAACGAGAGTTTTGAGGAGGACTTACTTAGGTCGGGATTTTGCTATGGTGCTTAAGTTAAGCCATAATTGTTATATGTACctaacacaagaaaacacaagCGCGCAAGATGGAGGTAGCGGAGATGAGGATGTTGAGGTGGATGTGTGGCCACACGAGGCTAGTCCGAATAAGAAGTGAGGTTTTTAGGGATTGGTTAGGAGTAGCTAGTATATCAGACAAGTTAAAagaggggagattgagatggtttgcgCATGTGAAGAGGAGGCAGTTGACAGAACCAGTTAGAGCAGTGGAAACCATAACAGTGGAAGTAAGGAGGAGTAGAGGCAGGCCCAAGTTGACTTGGAATGAAAGACTTAGGCAAGATTTGGTAGAATTGCACCTCTCTGAGGACATGGTTCAGGATAGGAGTacgtggagacgtaggattaaggttaaggacttgTAGGTGAGGATATACACATGTCAAAGCTTTGCCTTGGGAAGGGGGCTAGATTTCTCTTACACTTTAGGTAGGCCAACATATGATGATTTTCTTGTATCTATGTCTATATGTTGCTTGCTGATGATCTAGCTGACTACTGCTACGCTATTTACTTATCCATCTTTCGTCTATCTGCCTGTTGGTTGTTTTGGAGCCGGGGGTCTCTCaagaagcagcctctctattcttaGGATAGGGGAAAGGTTTGCCTACATCCCACCTCCCCCAGACCCTACCAATAGttctgctatttgtgggatttactgggtatggttgttgttgttgttgttgttatatgTATCTAACCCAAGGTTTAAAAAGGCGATTAGAGGCGCGCCTCGAGGCGTACGCCTCAGGTGAGGCGCTGAAAAATCGCAACTAAGGCTTAGCCTCACAGGGGGGAACTGAAACCTAAGCCTCAACCATACGAGGGCGGTCTGAGGCGGTCTGAGGCGTTGAGGCGGTGAGGCGAGGCGGTGAGGCTTAAGCCTCACCAGACTTGTGCAAATTGATCAGTTTTTTGTTTTCTGGACTATTTTTTTCGGCCCAAATAGTTTTTATTGGGCCTAATTGGTGGTCAAGTCCAACAGTTAACTTAAAAAAACATTACGAGTCCAATAGTTAACTTAAAAAAACATATCGTAGGttataagaaaaccctaatcgaAGAACAGCACTCAACCATCTTCTGATTCTTCTCCAGCATCGCGATTAAGCAAATTTCATTCCGATTTCAGGTTTTTCTCGCTAACACATTACACAGAAGCTCCTTTGTTGTTTTAATTAGgtttttcttagttttttttgTTATGTTTTGTTGCTGAACTAGCATGAAAGTCTCCAAGCTTAATTTTTGATCTTGTTGAGTTTGTTTAATGTTAAACCTTGTTTGTTGAACTATTTTATGGTGTTTGTTTTATGTTAAACCTTGTTTGTTGAACTATTTTctatttatgatgtttgttttaTGTTAATTTGTGATTTTTATGAGAGATAtctatatttttttaactttttttaataatatttcgaggcttacgcctcaacctgcctcgaggcttacgcctcgtgaggctaagggaaaacgcctcgataCCCGTTTTAGCCTTTTTAAACCTTGATCTAACCTCATTAAGTTTAGTTGAGAATATCACAGAATAGTTAGGTTCTCATGAGAGTTTTGAGAAGGACTTAGGTCTGGATTTTGCTATGGTGCTTATTCATGATGAAATTAACTTACTCATTTATCTTTTTAATTGTCTTACAATTTTAAAATAGCTCAACCAATATATTTCATGATAAAAGGCCAAATTTAATACTAAGATAAATTTGACTCTTATACAAGTTGTTATGAATACCATGTAAAAAAGTTTTAATGACTGAACTAAGCAGAATTATTTTGATGATTAACAATCCGAAGTATATTGCTACGAAACTCTAATGCCTTAACTGAGGGTCTAAGGCTGTAGTAAACTATTAAAAAACAATACATATGGCATGCTGACTAACCAAATAGCAATAGAATCATGATATCATCATTTCAGCTCTCAGATTTTTACAGACCATTAAATAAGAGTACTTCATGTATATAAATGAATTGTTTATAATGTcagttttctttttgttttatcTTGCCGTCTCTTTTTAGATCATGTTCCTTTGTTATTGTTTTTTTACATCTTCAATATTCTACAATTTTATGATTACTCTTACAGTTTGTTCTATTTATATTCAGTGATCCATGTGTTTGGGGGGTTGCAATAAAGTTTATATCCAGTTAAGTTACTAACCTTTTTGCACAGGGTTTGTACGTTTAGCTTCTCAGCTTagtaggaacatgaatggaagacTATACCACCCCCTTCCctaatccaccatggtttgcatggattaaaccatggcaataACAAACCCCACCTTGTAAGGTGAGGTTGCTAAATGCCAAAGTCTGAGGTCACCGGTTTTCCTTAATTATTGATTTCTCATTTTTTGGGTTTGACATGTTCAAGTAAGTTCTGTCCTCCTTGATCTTTTacataaaaattgtttttagtttttagttttAAACATTATGTTTCAATGGTTAATACATTTCCCAATGACTTTTTTCcaagtaaattgttcaacccgtgtatcacacgggtatctaacctagtatatatatacacacacacatatattatatatGAAAATATTATTTGCAAAGAATTACCAAATGAACGTCCAATGGGAGGTCAGTCACGGGGCGCAATGCATCCACAACAAGAGGTCCGATTGTTATATTTGGAACAAATCGGCCATCCATTACATCAACATGAATCCAGTCACAACCAGCCAGCTCAACCGCTTtcacctatacatacatacaaacacgTTATATAGAAATGCAACAATATCACTCTTTGTTTTATGTACATCAAACCAAAACGAGTAGATAAAACTTAGGGATGGAAAACAAACCCCAAGCTGAAAAATTCAGGACGGGTATTTGGGTATGAAATTAGTTTAAAAATTTCCGCAGGTATGATATTAGGTGATACCACCGTTGTCAATAGTGGTCGCTATAGCGTAGCATATAGGTCGAAGGTACAGGGTATGTAGCCATAAATAGCGAGATTtcagtttattttttattttttctttaaatataaatagcgattaaatatagctataaaatagctgtattttaggtttttgttaaatatacatgtaaaatagcgtaTATACTACAGTATTTTGATatgatatacatatattttttttaaatccttttctagtgtatcgctatttataaaatagcgcccgctatttataaaatagcgcccgctatttatcgctattcgttatgtagcatataggtaccttatcgctatttgtcaTTATTCGCCATTAACTATGGGTGAAGGGCCCAATTACCCGAAACATACATACGCCATACCCAATATTTTCTTTTTGTCATTGGTGATAGGATAATTTATTCATTCACTAATgttactttataattctaatatccttgtgtgtgtgtgtggggggggggggactgtacacggtcctcccaaccgccggagtgatctcactccgggagccgctacccgaccaagctagctccgcggtgacttccccatgccgagttcttaccctgggcgacatatgccactcccaagactcgaacccggtacctctgggaagaggcgggtgtcggtggccaactggtcTACCCCAGTTGGTTATATCCTTGGTAATACAATTATTTAAAAACTAAAATAGTAACTATATCTAGGAATCCCAACAGGTAGCTTTAAACAAACTAATGGGTATAACCAATACCCAACAGGTATTGATCCGGGTACAGGACATGTTTTTACTATCGGGTATGGAAGTGGAATAACCAATACCCGTCCCATTGTCATCCCCAATCGAACTATTTTTTTGCTAACAGGAATCAAGAACACATAACATTACCTGTTCTCCCAACTTCGAGAAATTTGCAGACAGAATTGAAGGAGAAACAATAACATCACTCTTCGAAAACTTATCAACCCGCGCACTAGCCTTCACAACCGTTCTAACAGCTTTCCTAGATTCATAAACTTAAAAATCAAGACTACTACAACAGAAATTTTAACTGCATTAAAATGCCCTCCAGATTCATgaatttaaacaaataatatcTTAACAACATCAAAGATTAGAACCAAGACCTAATATCAATCTTAATGCCCCCTTTTACAAATACCAACTCTAGCTAAGTAGCACTGGAACGGGTACGGGATCGGGGTACGGGGACGATACGGGAACGAGGAACGGCAAAACTTAAAATTCCAAGATACGGGTACggcaataaaaaatataaaaaaataaaaataagttaaacaaattccaaaaatactacatcttccaaagataattaattatcaataatcaaatcattttcaaattccGGTTCATCTAGTGAGAGATCGGCAATCGATAGAGAATTAGAGATGATGAAACTTGAGAATTTAGAGATTAGAGAAGCCGAATATGATAGGTCTATTTATTTAATGGCCAGTTGTGGAATTTGAAAGGGTAAAACCCCTAAAAATAAATGGAAACAGGCTGGATACTTCTACCAGATACGTCCCCGACATTGGAAACGTTTAGGAAACGTCCCCGACGAGTACCCATGGTGTTTCCGTCCCCGACAAGTACCCGAGACGGGTACGGACACATAAATGGAGTCCCCGTGCTACATAGAACTCTAGAATTACAAAATTTATGAAATAAAATTATTTTCAACATGCAATTACTATCAAAAACATATCTAAAAACAAAACCCTTACACGATTTCCACAGTATACCTTCAAATCAAACAGATAATCAACACACACCCACAATTCTGAACAAAAATCACCAAAAACTTTGACCAAAATCCAGAATTCTGAAAAGGAAATCATACCTTGAGATTGACGGCTTGACAAACCTATTAATCTGTGATTGAATTAGTGTCGATGAACCCAAAGAAGCAGTTGCCATTGTTGTTTGCTTTTTGAGTGAGGCTTTTTAACAAACAGTTGGTGGGTGTAACCTAAAAGGGTgcaaaaaaattcttttttttctAAATTCTCGCCGGCCGAATCTTCTGGGTGAAGATTAAAGATTTCAAGATTAATATTTTCGGCTGTCGGAAAATAATGAAAGTGGGGTGGGTTTGATTATCTGAAATAAGTGGTTATCGCAAGCAAATATGTCCCTCGGTTGCTATAAAAAGTCAGGCTGAAGCCGTTCGAACGCCTCAACGAACAACAAGAATATATTTATTACCTGTGAATGAGCATAAAATGTtgaatattataatataatataatataactagATGGAAGCTCCCCCGCGTTGTTTCGGGGGAACAACCATACAAACAACTTTTATGACACGCCACTACCTATCGACAACGACAACCAACGCCCTAAAAGAAGACATTTTTAATGCTTGATCACACACGTTCATAACGGCATGTAGAAAATGATGCATTAATAAAAGTTGTTACACCATACTCAGGGACGTACCTTGAGTACGTTCATAACGGCATGTAGAAAATGATGCATTAATAAAAGTTGTTACACCATACTCAGGTACGTACCTTGAGTACAAGAGAAGTTACAAACATTTTGATAAAAGTAAGAAACAATTTGTAGCACATTTTGTTAGTACATATGTCGTTATATATATCataaaattaatttattttactaACAAAAACACAAATATGAAAAGATCAGAATAAATAACGTTGTGATTATCTATACTCATTTTCATATTTTATGACCATTTTACACATCGTATAAAGTTTGTTTCTATATTTATTATGTGGCAAATTGTGGAGATATCTACATACGTTTTATAGGTTATTATAGCATAATAAACTTAAACTAAAATCGATTGATTCCTAAACCGCGCTTTTGGAGGTGTGGTCACCGAATCCCTTGAGCATTGGACTTATTAAGGAGGACAAATTCATATTCCCAAGACCATCTCCTCTTTCGTTATTTCaacatataatttttattatcatTACAAGTGGTAATTAAACATTTTGTttaaaaatcacatattttttgAACGTCCAATTTAAGCAACGTCGGGTACTTCGTGCGCGGCACCTATTGGTCGAAAGATAGCCTCATGGCAACCCAACCTGCACGCACGGAGCCCCTAGCCCACCAAGCCACCAGTTCTGGGGAAAAGCTGACCCTTCACCCGCCCGAGGGCA
This genomic stretch from Helianthus annuus cultivar XRQ/B chromosome 8, HanXRQr2.0-SUNRISE, whole genome shotgun sequence harbors:
- the LOC110873843 gene encoding ribulose-phosphate 3-epimerase, chloroplastic codes for the protein MATASLGSSTLIQSQINRFVKPSISRKAVRTVVKASARVDKFSKSDVIVSPSILSANFSKLGEQVKAVELAGCDWIHVDVMDGRFVPNITIGPLVVDALRPVTDLPLDVHLMIVEPEQRVPDFIKAGADIVSVHCEQSSTIHLHRTLNQIKSLGAKAGVVLNPGTPLTTIEYVLDVVDLVLIMSVNPGFGGQSFIESQVKKISDLRKMCIEKGVNPWIEVDGGVGPNNAYKVIEAGANALVAGSAVFGAKDYAQAIKGIKTSTRPAADNS